The following is a genomic window from Trichomycterus rosablanca isolate fTriRos1 chromosome 24, fTriRos1.hap1, whole genome shotgun sequence.
AAGTTGATCTTTGTAACCCAGCAGAGTTTCTCATATTTCTCATATCACAACAATTACACTTTTAACCTTTCACTTAATATatgttaattatataataataacaataataataataatacattcaatttgtaacgcactttacatttgtgtacaaatctcaaagtgccatAAGATAAAAGACATcactacaaataataaataaataaattaattaataaaatagccACAATCACTACATAAATTAAAATTTATTCAAAAGTTCTGCTAAAAAGAATGGTTTTGAGTCTCTTCTTAAAAAGTCCCAACCGTCTGTGgatcgtttttttttttggaaaaaggcATGTGAACAGCAAACCATTGTTAGCTTGAGTTTGTTGGATGTACTATTACAGAGCTGTCATTTATATGGAAgtgttgtttctacacacattgtccattttatcagcttcacttaccatatagaagcactttgtagttctacaattactgactgtagtccatctgtttctctgcatgctttgttagccccctttcatgctgttcttcaatggtcaggattctcccaggaccaccacagagtaggtattatttggttggtggatcattctcagcactgcagtgacactgacatggtggtggtgtgttagtgtgtgcactcataccagcacacaacacactaacacaccaccaccatgtcagtgtcactgcagtgctgagaatgatccaccacctaaataatacctgccctgctctgtggtggtcctgaccattgaagaacaggctaaaaaggtacactgcctggccaaaaaaaaggtcaccacctggattaaactaagcaaataggtaagagcctcccattggaaagacacatcctgtggtcgtggaaaagatgttcatctgtttcagaagggtcaaattaatggcatgcatcaagcagagaaaacaactaaggagattgctgaaactactaaaatcatgttaagaactgtccaacgcattattaaaaactggaaggacagtggggaaacatcatcttcgaggaaggaatgtggtcagaaaaaaatcttgaatgatcgtaatcggcgatcacttaaacatctccctgagttccactgtagtttttctatgatttgatttcaccaaacgtttaagagtgaaagtaagagcatttccacacgcacaatgtgaagggaactcaagggattgggactaaacagctgtgtagccttaagaaaaccccttgtcagtgaggctaaccggcaaaaacggcttcaatttgctagggagcataaagattggactctggagcaatggaagaaggtcatgtggtctgatgagtccagatttaccctgttccagagtgatgggcgcatcagggtaagaagagaggcggctgaagtgatgcacttatcatgcctagtgcctaccgtacaagcctgtgggggcagtgctataatctggggttgctgcagttggtcaggtctaggttcagcaacgttatgtgcccaaagaatgaggtcagctgagtacccgaatatactgaaccaccaggttattccatcaatggattttttcttccctgatggcacgggcatattccaagatgacaatgccaggattcatcgggctcaaattgtgaaagagtggttcagggagcatgagacattattttcacacatggattggccaccacagagtccagacctgaaccccattgagaatctttgggatgtgctggagaagactttgtgcagtggttcaaatctcccatcatcaatacaagatcttggggaaaaatgtatgcaactctggacagaaataaatgttgtgacattgcagaagcttgtggaaacgatgccacagcgaatgcgtgccgtaatcaaagctaaaggcggtccaacgaaatattagagtgtgtgaccttgtttttggccaggcagtgtatgtagagaaatagatggactacagtcagtaattgtagaactacaaagtgcttctacatggtaagtggagctgataaaataaacagaaagtgtagaaacaagaaggtggttttaatgttatggctgatcagtgtacttttgaccataaagCACAAACTTTAACAATTGAACAACTGATGCTTAAATagtgttggtgatgaaaaggtATGTGCAGTAAGGTTTTTTGGAATTTCAATGAGAAAGATAAGTATCAGGTCAAATATTTGAACAAGCTTGCTCTTTGCTTTTGCAGGACTGAGAGATGGTAACTGATAAAGTGCTTGTTCCACAAGATTTAGAcagaataattttttttaatttgcaaaATAAACAATGCCTTACAGAAAGTATTGACTTGTACATGTACTAGTACATGACGTAGCCTAGATATTAGCAGCCACCACTAACATAAAAAACCCATTatatttttctaaaaaaaaaaaaaagactaaatgGATAGACAAACATAAcaaataatacaaccccaaatcagaaaaagttgggacagcatggaaaatacaaataataaaaacactcaagagtttcttacatttactttgacttttatgtaattgcagacagttttaacctgagatatttcatgtttgtctggtcaacttaatttcatttattaataaacattcattcctgcatttcagacctgcaacacatttgaaaaaagttaggacagaaaagcatttaccactttgtaatgttgctattccttttcaccacacttaaaagatgttttggcaccgaggaaaccaagtacttttctgcattaatgctgccatcacagaggtgtaaatgacctttgccaaggacactgacacagccaTACCATGACGGACactggtttttggacttgttgctgataacagtctggattgttcttttcgtctttggtctggagcacacggcatccattatttccaaaacaagacctggaatgctgattcatctgaccacaatacacatttccactgtgtgatggtccatcctagatgcctctgagcccataacataaggcttcttttttacacagtacaGTTTTAAGTTGCAtcttcagttcacacaaggttatatcaaacacagtcttggacagtttagtattttcaattcacctcacttgcatgtctttggactgtgggaggaaaccagagctcccggacgaaatccacacagacacagggagaacatgcaaactccacacagaaaggacccggaccccccccccccccccccccccccccaccccaccttcttaagttgcatttgtgcatgtaactctgtattgtagtgcttgacaaaggtttgctaaagtaatccctcacccatgtggttatatcagctattgttcttgatgtagtgccgtctgagggatcgaagatcacaggcgttcagcttaagcttgcacctttggcctttacgcactgaaattccttccaattccttgaatcatttaatgatattatgcactgtagagggagagatacacaaatcccttccaatctttctttaatgtacattatttttaaacatttcaatcattttcgaacacatttgtggacaaactggagatcctctgatcatctttgctcatcaaagactcagcctttcctgcatgctgcttttgtaccatcacctgtttggaatcacatcattatttaattttttcacctcattactagccctaaattgcccccatcccgaCTTTTTcgggaatgtgttgtaggcctgaaatgcaggaatgtatgtttcttaataaatgaaataaagttgagcagacaaaacatgaaatatcttgggttcatcctgtctgcaatcaaatacaattcaaagtaaatgtaagcaacactgtatttttattttatttgcattttccatactgtcccaactttttctgattttgggttggggttgtatattagaggtatattttctgatttggggttgtaaaaaaataaggccaaaaaaaattacaatgtattaaaaaagtGATCAAAATGACTCAAACAGACAGTTCCAATACGACACTATTTTAACGTCCTTGTGTTAGAAGATTAGGAGATTGCTTTTACTACTCTGGAGAGTGTTTCTGCTTAGGTGTATTTTAGTGTCATTTTTATTGCCAGCAATTTTGCTGTAAATGCTACAGAATACAAAAGGTACAGACTAAACAACGAATGCCCCAAGAGGTGGCTGGTTCAGGTGGGTAATACCaaatccacatgttttatcatcACCCACTCATTCTGACTGTATCAAACAGCATTTTACTGTGATcacaaaagagaaagaaaggaaaaacaTAGTTCTAAATGTGAAAGTTTCATTTGAACAAATATTGCATTCCGCATGTAGCATTACATTAAATAGCAACATATATTCTTTTCCATTTGCATGAGTAAAAGATTAGAACAGAATAAGATACAAGAGTCACTCTAGCCATAGTGTATACATAGCACACATGCATTATGGGAACAAAATCTAAAATTTTAGGAGgggggaaaaaacaaacaactaaACATGGAATACCAAAACGGTTGTAATAACTGATAAATGATTGCCATTTGCAATATGATCAGCCATCATTCTCGACAGATCCAAAGGGTTCCTTATGTACAAATCAAGTAATATTACTTTTCATATAGatacacatatatatttattacatttacagtcCAGGTGTTTTGGGTCACATCCAACAAAGGCTCATATACCAAAGTGCATTGACGGCATGCTCCAGTCAGCCCAATGAAGCATACGAGGAAAGGTAAGGCTCCACATGTAGTTTAATAATCCAATTCAATCAGATCATGATCATGTTCACTAGGATTTTTTTTAGCGGCGATACTTGCTGGAGTGCTTTTAAATATCGTCCCAAAAAAACTTCAATCAGATtcctgaaaataaaaaaacaaaaaacagtcaAACAATGCATGAATCAGCAAACAGTCACTTTAAACAATGAAAGGCATTTAAAAGTAATCAGTAATAACAGCAAAAGCAGTTTTACATGATGTATCAGTAACACTGATGTTTTTCCACATGactaaagttaaaaaacaacatttaacagACCCAGTTTAGACTTCTTAataatttatgatttatttactaATAAATTACCCACATACCTTAATCTAGACAGAAGCCAGTATCAAAAAGCAGTAGATATTCTAAATTTACTGGCTATAATTTAGAAATGTGTTTCATtcactattttactttttagaattttttcttgtctttggactgtggggggaaaccggagctcctggaggaaacccacacagacacggggagaacatgcaaattccacacagaaaggcccaggaccgctccatctgggaattgaacccaggactttcttgctgtgagacaacagtgctacccactgagtcgcCCTTTCTTTacaataattgtataataattttaatgtcaaaaatAGGCACAGatgctttatttaaaatatgccCTGTGATAGGTAGCCATGGTAAAATTACTTAAAGATTATTTAGCAGACTGGATTTTACAATAAGATACATCACACTATTTGTTATTAATAGGGGTGGAGCAACGCGTCGACGTAATTGATTACGAAATTACAAAAATACGCCGATTTGCAAAAATTTGCATAGACGCATGGCAAAGTTGGCCACACCCACCAAAAACATGGATATCTTTGGGGAAGCTGCGGCAAAAAAAACTCTCACACAAGCATCTAAAGTGTGGAAGTGTTTTTGACAGAGACCCAAAAATATGGTGCTCTGTAAACTTCGCAAAGTGAAAATGGCTTATCGCAGCTGTAAGGCCGCTGTGCATGAGCACATGAACGCAAGCATTCCGGAATGCATTTTCAAGACGTGTTTgttttatcaggattttaacaggggcgtaactaccgggggcgtaggtgcactggggcccatggtgacttgaactcaacccccaccgcactcattggctgcactcgtcaggtcgttattattatattacaatattgtagcagcgttatgtgagtgacattcagctcagccaatcagaatgcagcacccggtttatacagtatctcacaaaagtgagtacacccctcacatttttgcaaatatttcattatatcttttcatgggacaacactatagacatgaaacttggatataacttagagtagtcagtgtacatcttgtatagcagtgtagatttactgtcttctgaaaataactcaacacacagccattgatgtctaaatagctggcaacataagtgagtacaccccacagtgatgtacaaattgtgcccaaatgtgtcgctgtccctccctggtgtcatgtgtcaaggtccaaggtgtgaatggggagcagggctgttaaatttggtgttttgggtacaattctctcatactggccacaggatattcaacatggcacctcatggcaaaaaactctcttgaggatgtgagaaatagaattgttgctctccacaaagatggcctgggctataagaagattgctaacaccctgaaactgagctacagcatggtggccaaggtcatacagcggttttccaggacaggttccactcggaacaggcttcgccagggtcgaccaaagaagtcgagtccacgtgttcggcgtcatatccagaggttggcttaaaaaaaatagacacatgagtgctgccagcattgctgcagaggttgaagacgtgggaggtcagcctgtcagtgctcagaccatacgccgcacactgcatcaactcggtctgcatggtcgtcatcccagaaggaagctgacgcacaagaaacccgcaaacagtttgctgaagacaagcagtccaagaacatggattactggaatgccctgtggtctgacgagaccaagataaacttgtttggctcagttggtgtccagcatgtgtggcggcgccctggtgaggagtaccaagacaactgtatcttgcctacagtcaagcatggtggtggtagcatcatggtcttgggctgcatgagtgctgctggcactggggagctgcagttcattgagggaaacatgaattccaacatgtactgtgacattctgaaacagagcatgatcccctcccttcaaaaactgggccgcatggcagttttccaacacaataacaaccccaaacacaacctccaagatgacaactgccttgctgaggaagctgaaggtaaagttGATGGaataaacccaattgagcacctctggggcatcctcaagcggaaggtggaggagttcaaggtgtctaacatccaccagctccgtgatgtcatcatggaggagtggaagaggattccagtagcaacctgtgcagctctggtgaattccatgcccaagagggttaaggcagtgctggataataatggtggtcacacaaaatattaacactttgggcacaatttggacatgttaactgtggggtgtactcacttatgttgccagccatttagacattaatggctgtgtgttgagttattttcagaagacagtaaatctacactgctatacaagttgtacactgactactctaagttatgtccaagttttatttctatagtgttgtcccatgaaaagatataatgaaatatttgcagaaatgtgagaggtgtactcacttttgtgagatactgtacatGTGGATTTGGACATTTAGCAGTTAGTTTAGTATATGACCCtttagtagcaagtggctaatgctagcggtaaagtgcggcgataacgaaagtaaaaacatgacaataattagtaagtaaaatattaaaataactaaaagacaatgaaatatcagatgcacagtgagtgcacagcaagggattttgttaccttacgtcatgttttacactttggttaccttcatgacaggacaggtagttagttactcattacacaaagttcacaaggttatatcaaacacagtcatggacagttcagtgtctccaattcacctcacttgcagtctttggactgtgggaagaaacgggagctcctggaggaaacccatgcagacacgatgggaacatgcaaacttcacacagaaaggatcgggaccgctccacctggaaactgaacccagaaccttcttgctgtgaggcaacagtgctacccaccgagtcgctctttctttataataataataattttaatgccAAAAATAGGCACAGATGCTTTTCACTTGGACACGCATAGCCatgctttatttaaaatatgccCTGTAATAGGTAGCCATGGTAAAATGACTTCAGGATTATTTAGAAGCCTTGATTTTACAATAAGATACATCACACTATTATGTAGATGTTATTTTATACCTTATTTTCTGCAGAAGCAGTATCACTGTTTAATGGGTCTTCAATCTTCTTCTCTCCAGGCACTGCTGCACTTCGTGTCACCGGGCCTCCAACTCTCTTCCGCATCTTCTTGGAGACACTCTCTTCTTTTTTAGGCTTAACCTGTGGCATCACCTCAGTCTCCTTCTTGATAGCTATGTCTTTCCCACCATGTTGCACTTTCGCAGCTGGTTGTGATGCAGAATCATCTGTTAATGCTGACGAGGAGGTGGTCACGAGTGCAAGGCGATTCTTGCTTTTTCTACCTTTCTTGCTTTTGGGGGCTGAGTGGTCCTCACTGGAAGCAGGTCTTTTGGTGCGTACCTGAGAGGTCACCGTTTTACTTTTGCTTGCTGGTGCCTCTTCACTTTCCGATCCCTCTACAGTCCGCGTCCTTGTTTTCCCCACTGATTTCACAGCTGGGCTCGAGCTGGGCTCTTGTTTGATTTCGGAGTCTGTAGCTCGACTTCGGAGTTTCATGTTTTTATCTCGCGTCGTCAGCGCTCCTTTATTCTTTTTGCCAGCAGGTTTCTGAGGGCAACTGCATGCAACATGCTTTGCGAGGCTGGCGAGGTACGTAAACTCTCGATTGCAGTAAGGACATGCATGCACCTCATGCTCTTCCTGCTTAATCTGGATGGATGCTTTCTTTCCAGAGGTAGAAGCCTTGTTcttttgagaaatggctttctggACAAGTTGATTTTTCTTCTTATTCAAGGCAGACATCTTTACCTTAGAAGGCACCTCCTGGTTAAAATTGAGTCTTTTGGGTTGACCCATCCTACGGAAGGCATTCTGACCTTCGTTGTCTGTCTCTATGGGTGAGAAGGCACCGTTAAGAGGCTGTTTTACTATCTGTTTTAAAGGAATGGGGTTTTTCTTGGGGGTGTACCGCTTCTTATCACTTGCATTAGCACAAGCCAAGATGTGTTTGTGGAGCTCAGGCATGTTGTCAAAGCTGTTGCCACATTTGGTGCACCTGATTGCTGTACTGAATGTCTGGGGGATGTTGTGGGTGGTGAAGTGTGTTGCAGAAGCTACAGAGCCAGCAGGTGTTCGGTTGTGGTAAGGAAACGGAGGAGGCTTAAAGCTTGGGTAGTGTTGATTAATGCCAAGACGAACATCGGGACATTTAGGTTTTCCAGCCTCGGAGGCCATAATTTTTATTGTAGTGTATAGCTCTTCTGTTGGGTCCTCTTGCTCATCTTTAATATCATCATCTTCAGTTTTAATGTCCTTACATAACCCAGATGAATCCTGAGAGGCAAAATCTGGAGTCATGTCAGGGGTTGAACATAACAAATTTCTTTCCACATTTACATGAGCAGGATCGGTGTAATTTTGAGGTCTCAGCTTGCCATTTTCAACCGTGGTGTGAGCAGGGCTTTGGCCAGGGTGCAAATCGCtctggtgttgttggaggttGCAGAGGAAAGCGAACTCTTTTGAACAAAGGGGGCAAATGTAAATTCTTCCAACTCCATGCAGCGATGAGCGGTGCTCCAACAAAGCTTCTGCATTCTGAAATAACTGCACACAAAACTCACATTTGAAAGGCCATTCCACCGCATGATCTATGATGTGGCTGCTAAGTTGTTTAATAGAGTGAAAAGGCTCCTGACAGACATTACACACAAAGCTTTTCGTAAATGTATCCTGTTCTTGTGTGTCTGCTGCATCTGAGGTTTTTTCCACAACCCTTGGTGAAGCTGAGGAGAAAACCTTTTCAGCTTTGGCTGTGATTTCAGCATTGTCTTTAATCAAATGTTTATCAACTACTACACAATTATCAGATAATGATTCTATATGAGAAGGGTGAGAATCTTCCATCTCATCAAGAGATGGAGAAAGCGAGTTCACATTAGTAGTTAAGTGCACATGGGAATGAGATGTTTGTACATCAGCTTTGACATTCAGGTCCTGAATAAAAGTTCCAACAAAGGAACTGCTTTGGTTAGCTTTGgaattattatttgtttcatCGGAAGAAACATGATCTTCattgttaattaaataaaggCTACAGTCTGATGTTGAGTCCTTATGTAGTGTTTcagatttggaaaaaaaatctgCTTTCTGATTACTTTTTTTATCCTCTAGACTTTGAGGCAGTGCATCAGGCTGTAAATGCTTAGACGTCTGGTTCTCATCTTCAGTATTGAGAATTTCTGTATCGTGACATGTTTTGCTAACGCTGGGGGATGTATCATCTATGATATTATCAACAGGTTTGGGAGACAGTTTTGGAAAAGCGGAGTCTGAAAACTGAAAAAGTGGTGGTGGTGAAGGAACAGTAGGAAGAACTGGTGGTGGAGGTGTAGAGGATGCCTGGCTTGAGGATGACGGTGAAGAAGGGTTCATGGTCACAGGGGTCAGGGATGGTGGAGAGGCAGATTCACAAAGGAATTGATCGGAGTAGGAGCACACGCTGGCAGGAGACATTGCAGTGGCACTACCAGAGGACAAGTGAGTGTCTGGGCTTTCAAGACAAAGAGAACCTTCCTCTCCAGCTGAGCTTAAACCGGAATACTCATTCATTAATACTTTCTCTAACATGCTGGTATTGGGCTTCTTTCTCTTCATATGTGGATGCAACGATCTGTTTGATTTTGTTCTTGGTTCGGCTGCATTTGCACGCTGTACGCTCAAGTCTAGAACAGACTCTGCAGGCCCTTTGCTTGAGCTACTTTCCTGTTTCCCAACAGTACTGGAAAGGTCGAGAGGCTGTTGATTACAAGCACTGCCTCCACTTATTGAGGTGCCGTCACTCGGATCTTTGCTGGGCACATTCCAGGAATAACTCGTAGACTGACTTTCAACTTTTGGCACCTTAAGCGCAAACAAATCTCCAGCTTCAGTAACTGGGGTCTCCAGAGAAGGGCTGCTTTGTACAGGTGTTGGAGGTGAAGAAGTTCGTCTTTTGAATCTTTTTTGAGCAGCAGGCAAAGAGGCAATGGATAGTGGAGTAGTTAGTTTATGATCTGTAATTAGAGTTGTTTTATGGCTGTCCTGGGTCTGCAGAAGCTGTTTTAATTTTGGCGAAAGATATACTGCTTTCTCTTTTTGAAAGGCCAAAGACTCTGTGGCCTGTGGAAAGATGCCGCTTCCCAAAGGTGACTGCGAAGCCGTTGATGACGAAGATGAAGTGGACGATACAGTTTCTGTTTCCATTTTTACAGATGGAATTGGCGGCGTAGAGGTTCTTCGCTTGGGACCAGGCTGAGTGCTAACCGAAAGCTCTTTTATGGCGCAAGGCTGTGTCTCAATTTTAAGAGCATGGCTTATTTGGTTCGAATTGAGGATGACTGCatcaagaccaaacagtgttgaAGTACTTGAATCAACCTCTATTACATCACAGCTGCTGATCGTGCTTGTGGATAGAATCTTTCCATCGATGTAAAGACTGAGGTTCTCTGAGATGTTTTTAGAAATGTCGACCATGCTGTTTTCACGCTCACCTTCATCATCTGTGTCCACACTAGGTACATAGACAAGTGGAGAGCTGACATTCTGAGATGCCTCCTGAAGTACTGCTGCCTGGCCTTGCTCAAGTTGTTGGGATGGGATATCCTGAAGGAGCATCCCTTTCCTTCGAACCCCTTTTGGCATAAGATGACGTTCATGAATTCTGCGCTGGTGCCTGCGCATGTTGGTATGAGAGCCAAAAGTCTTGTTGCAATATTTACAAGGATGTAATTCTTTCGACTCTCCGTTTTCATCCAAAATGAGAGGATGGTCAGACTCAGTCCCAGCATCTATAGTCAAAGAATCCGAACCTGATTGAGATTTACCATTTTGAGAACTCataatggtggggcttgaagatGTAACACTACCAGAAGATGGAGAGTCATTGTGCCTAGAAGAATTAAGAAGAAAAGCAGTTCCAGTAAGCAACTCGGGCCTATTCAGGCTTTTACTTCCATTTTCGTGTCGTCTTTCATGCCTGCGCTTGCCTACCTGAGACCCAAAAGCCTTGGTACAGTATTTGCATTTAAACGTGTTGGTCTGCTGGTTTGTGATAGGATGAGTGTTCATGTGAAGCTCCAGGTCTTGTTTTGTGAAGAATTTGTGATCGCAATACTGACAATCATAGTTTTCTACTTGTAAATTGTCCTCAAAGTTAGAATCACCCTCTGCATCTTTTTCAGGAGAAACTTGACTCTTCATGACAGGGCTACAATGAAATAACTCTGGGTTCGGCTCTTCCCTCTTGTTCGCTGACAGTGACTCAGCACAGTGCTCAGGGCTTACATGTGACCGAGGCAGCTGTAGATCTCCTTGATCTGTCTCCTCTCTTTCCTCCAGCTCCAACGTCTCTGTAGGGACAggagatggagctaaatccttGGTCTCTGTTGAGCATAACTGTGAAGCTGTAGTCTTCTGAAGTGGCTCAGGACATGATGATTTCTCCTCTTCTTCATTTATTTCtgaaaatataacaataaatcTTGTTGTTATCACTTCACcaagaataaaatattataatcacACAATGAAACTGCCAAAAATCACACATTTAAAATCTCTGCTAAATTGAAATTACTAAAAAATCACCTACCTTTATCAGAGTCCCGCATTTTTGTGTCTATGGGTCTTGTATGCCCAGATATGCCTCCCAAACCAGCCCGGCAACCTTTTTCCAATAGCTTCCTTTTTTCTGTGGATAAAAAGATGACATTTGTTAACCtttttaaacaaacataaaaattaaatattattatttattaggattttaacatcatgtttaactacattggtaacattcatggcagaacaggtagttactggttacacaagattcatcagttcaaatctttcatgttaaacacagtcatggacaattttgtatctccaattcacctcacttgcatgtctttggactgtgggagaaaaccagagctactggagaaaacccacgaagacacggggagaacatgcaaagtttacacagaaaggacccggaccgctccacctgggaattgaacacaagaccttcttgctgtgaggcaacagtgctacccaccaagccaatgTGCCATCCCGAAAATGTAATAAGGGCAAAGATTTAacaagattttatttattagtcgGGTGAAAATCTGTATTGACAAACAACTTCTGCTGCTGTAGTACATGTTAAACTACTGTGGTT
Proteins encoded in this region:
- the prdm2b gene encoding PR domain zinc finger protein 2, whose amino-acid sequence is MRDSDKEINEEEEKSSCPEPLQKTTASQLCSTETKDLAPSPVPTETLELEEREETDQGDLQLPRSHVSPEHCAESLSANKREEPNPELFHCSPVMKSQVSPEKDAEGDSNFEDNLQVENYDCQYCDHKFFTKQDLELHMNTHPITNQQTNTFKCKYCTKAFGSQVGKRRHERRHENGSKSLNRPELLTGTAFLLNSSRHNDSPSSGSVTSSSPTIMSSQNGKSQSGSDSLTIDAGTESDHPLILDENGESKELHPCKYCNKTFGSHTNMRRHQRRIHERHLMPKGVRRKGMLLQDIPSQQLEQGQAAVLQEASQNVSSPLVYVPSVDTDDEGERENSMVDISKNISENLSLYIDGKILSTSTISSCDVIEVDSSTSTLFGLDAVILNSNQISHALKIETQPCAIKELSVSTQPGPKRRTSTPPIPSVKMETETVSSTSSSSSTASQSPLGSGIFPQATESLAFQKEKAVYLSPKLKQLLQTQDSHKTTLITDHKLTTPLSIASLPAAQKRFKRRTSSPPTPVQSSPSLETPVTEAGDLFALKVPKVESQSTSYSWNVPSKDPSDGTSISGGSACNQQPLDLSSTVGKQESSSSKGPAESVLDLSVQRANAAEPRTKSNRSLHPHMKRKKPNTSMLEKVLMNEYSGLSSAGEEGSLCLESPDTHLSSGSATAMSPASVCSYSDQFLCESASPPSLTPVTMNPSSPSSSSQASSTPPPPVLPTVPSPPPLFQFSDSAFPKLSPKPVDNIIDDTSPSVSKTCHDTEILNTEDENQTSKHLQPDALPQSLEDKKSNQKADFFSKSETLHKDSTSDCSLYLINNEDHVSSDETNNNSKANQSSSFVGTFIQDLNVKADVQTSHSHVHLTTNVNSLSPSLDEMEDSHPSHIESLSDNCVVVDKHLIKDNAEITAKAEKVFSSASPRVVEKTSDAADTQEQDTFTKSFVCNVCQEPFHSIKQLSSHIIDHAVEWPFKCEFCVQLFQNAEALLEHRSSLHGVGRIYICPLCSKEFAFLCNLQQHQSDLHPGQSPAHTTVENGKLRPQNYTDPAHVNVERNLLCSTPDMTPDFASQDSSGLCKDIKTEDDDIKDEQEDPTEELYTTIKIMASEAGKPKCPDVRLGINQHYPSFKPPPFPYHNRTPAGSVASATHFTTHNIPQTFSTAIRCTKCGNSFDNMPELHKHILACANASDKKRYTPKKNPIPLKQIVKQPLNGAFSPIETDNEGQNAFRRMGQPKRLNFNQEVPSKVKMSALNKKKNQLVQKAISQKNKASTSGKKASIQIKQEEHEVHACPYCNREFTYLASLAKHVACSCPQKPAGKKNKGALTTRDKNMKLRSRATDSEIKQEPSSSPAVKSVGKTRTRTVEGSESEEAPASKSKTVTSQVRTKRPASSEDHSAPKSKKGRKSKNRLALVTTSSSALTDDSASQPAAKVQHGGKDIAIKKETEVMPQVKPKKEESVSKKMRKRVGGPVTRSAAVPGEKKIEDPLNSDTASAENKESD